From Pseudomonadota bacterium, the proteins below share one genomic window:
- a CDS encoding alcohol dehydrogenase → MRGLTISDGSVRLATDLPMPVAGPGEALVRVLRAGVCNTDLELARGYMQFHGVPGHEFVGRVEVCDDASWVGARVVGEINCGCGACPDCRAGDSRHCPDRTVLGILGRAGTFADYVAMPIENLHRVPDSVSTPRAAFTEPLAAAFAITERLHVRPTDRVTVLGDGKLGLLVAQVLQGTACALELVGRHESKLDIAARRGIATCRLDGFTARLREGGRQAQRDIVVDCSGSVGGFALARTAVRPRGTLVLKTTCADSVSLDLAPLVIDEINVFGSRCGPFEPALRALASGAIDVDAL, encoded by the coding sequence GTGCGCGGGCTGACCATCAGCGACGGGTCGGTTCGCCTGGCCACTGACCTCCCGATGCCCGTTGCAGGGCCGGGTGAGGCGCTCGTGCGGGTGCTCCGCGCGGGGGTGTGCAACACCGATCTCGAGCTCGCTCGGGGATACATGCAGTTTCACGGCGTGCCGGGGCACGAGTTCGTGGGGCGCGTGGAGGTCTGTGACGATGCGTCCTGGGTTGGCGCACGGGTGGTGGGGGAGATCAACTGCGGGTGCGGCGCCTGTCCGGATTGTCGCGCCGGCGATTCCCGCCACTGTCCTGATCGCACGGTTCTCGGCATTCTCGGTCGCGCGGGCACGTTTGCCGACTATGTAGCCATGCCCATCGAGAACCTCCACCGCGTGCCCGATTCGGTGAGCACGCCCCGCGCCGCCTTCACCGAGCCGCTTGCGGCCGCCTTTGCCATCACCGAGCGGCTGCACGTGCGCCCCACCGATCGCGTGACCGTGCTCGGCGATGGCAAGCTCGGCCTGCTGGTCGCCCAGGTGCTGCAGGGCACGGCCTGTGCGCTCGAGCTGGTGGGCAGGCATGAATCGAAGCTCGACATCGCCGCGCGTCGCGGTATCGCCACCTGCCGGCTCGACGGCTTCACCGCGCGCCTGCGCGAGGGCGGACGTCAGGCGCAGCGCGACATCGTGGTCGACTGCAGCGGCAGCGTGGGCGGGTTTGCGCTCGCGCGCACGGCGGTGCGTCCGCGTGGGACGCTCGTGCTCAAGACCACCTGCGCGGACAGCGTGAGCCTCGATCTCGCGCCGCTTGTCATCGACGAGATCAACGTGTTCGGCTCGCGTTGTGGTCCCTTCGAACCTGCGCTGCGGGCTCTCGCCTCCGGGGCGATCGATGTCGACGCCCTGCA